The following coding sequences are from one Nicotiana tomentosiformis chromosome 3, ASM39032v3, whole genome shotgun sequence window:
- the LOC104090764 gene encoding uncharacterized protein At2g39795, mitochondrial-like translates to MALSNVIRRTASLVVPLAARSIRRSQSYHHSALFSAVMNRRAVHRNLFPSSVPSTLHHYSTQRSSSDESLLKVIQSEIQFAEESDEQNKADEVPEGFPFKLEDHPGQQTISLTKEYHGESINVEVHMPDLVTGDDDEDGNDNDDAERPAQSQLPLVVRVSKRNGPCLEFGCTAYPDEVVIDHLAIKDPDAADEQIAYEGPEFSDLDENLQKAFHKYLEIRGIKPSTTNFLHEYMIKKDSREYLMWIKNVKNFIEA, encoded by the exons ATGGCGCTCTCTAACGTTATCAGAAGGACAGCTTCGCTGGTTGTACCCCTTGCAGCTCGATCCATACGAAGAAGTCAGAGTTACCACCACTCTGCTCTCTTCTCCGCCGTCATGAACCGCCGTGCCGTGCATCGGAACTTGTTCCCAAGCTCAGTTCCATCTACTCTGCATCACTATTCTACCCAGCGATCAAGCTCTGATGAGTCGCTCCTCAAAGTGATTCAGTCTGAAATCCAATTTGCCGAGGAGTCCGATGAACAAAACAAG GCTGATGAGGTGCCTGAGGGTTTCCCCTTTAAGCTTGAAGACCATCCCGGACAGCAGACTATATCCTTGACTAAAGAGTATCACGGTGAAAGTATAAATGTTGAAGTTCATATGCCTGATCTTGTTACTGGTGACGACGATGAGGATGGCAATGACAATGATGATGCTGAAAGGCCCGCTCAATCTCAACTTCCCCTTGTTGTTAGAGTGTCTAAGAGGAATGGTCCATGTTTGGAGTTTGGTTGCACAGCGTATCCTGATGAGGTTGTAATTGACCATCTAGCTATTAAAGACCCTGATGCAGCTGATGAACAGATTGCTTATGAAGGACCTGAATTCTC GGATTTGGATGAGAACCTCCAGAAAGCATTTCACAAGTATTTGGAGATCAGGGGAATCAAGCCCAGCACAACAAACTTCTTGCACGAGTACATGATCAAAAAGGACAGCAGAGAATACTTGATGTGGATCAAGAATGTGAAGAATTTCATTGAAGCATAG